From the genome of Brevibacterium sp. JSBI002, one region includes:
- a CDS encoding heavy metal translocating P-type ATPase, whose translation MRPDEPGHSGYVEAMDHTDHAHHAHDGHGGHSGQEGHSGHSGHGGHAGHAGHGDHVAQFRRLFWIMLVIAVPVVAFSPMFGHLVGYEVPETGILGALRWLAPILGTVMYVWGGKPFLTGGLDEIKGRSPGMMLLIALAITVAFISSWGSSLGLLDPQLDFWWELALLVVIMLAGHWMEMRSLAQTTSALDSLAALLPDEAEKIVDGETVSVAPGELVVGDIVLVRPGSSVPADGRIIDGSAHMDESMVTGESATVRRGEGDAVVAGTVATDSGLRVEITAIGDDTTLAGIQKLVSDAQNSSSRAQRIADKASAWLFWFALGAAVITAVVWSLIGMPDSAVVRTITVLVIACPHALGLAIPLVVSIATERAARAGVLVKDRLALETMRTVDSVLFDKTGTLTKGEPTVTGIEAVPTDGTARTEDELLGLAAAVETDSEHPLATAIVKAAAERGIDVPSASDFSSSPAVGVRAVIAGETVEVGGPRLLEAHDASEAEAAEAWRAEGAIILHVLVDGAVVGALRLADEIRPESREAVDALHAIGAQVVMITGDAEAVAQSVASELGIDRVFAGVHPADKATKVSELQGEGRRVVMVGDGVNDAPALAQADVGIAIGAGTDVAIASAGVILASDDPRSVLSIVELSRATYRKMKQNLWWAAGYNLLSVPLAAGILAPIGFVLPMSVGAILMSISTIVVALNAQLLRRLDLHPQAAVERVHSKS comes from the coding sequence ATGCGGCCCGATGAACCGGGGCATTCCGGGTATGTTGAGGCCATGGACCATACCGATCACGCTCACCACGCCCACGACGGTCACGGCGGGCATTCCGGTCAGGAGGGACATTCCGGACATTCGGGCCACGGCGGTCATGCAGGGCATGCGGGCCACGGTGACCACGTCGCGCAGTTCCGCCGCCTGTTCTGGATCATGCTCGTCATCGCCGTGCCCGTCGTCGCGTTCAGCCCGATGTTCGGCCACCTCGTCGGCTATGAGGTTCCCGAAACCGGCATCCTCGGTGCACTCCGATGGCTCGCGCCGATCCTCGGCACCGTCATGTATGTCTGGGGCGGCAAACCCTTCCTGACCGGCGGCCTCGACGAGATCAAGGGGCGCAGCCCCGGCATGATGCTGCTCATCGCACTGGCGATCACGGTCGCCTTCATCTCCTCCTGGGGCTCGTCGTTGGGACTGCTCGACCCGCAGCTCGACTTCTGGTGGGAGCTGGCCCTCTTGGTCGTGATCATGCTCGCCGGTCACTGGATGGAGATGCGCTCACTGGCGCAGACCACCTCGGCGCTGGACAGCCTCGCAGCACTGTTGCCCGATGAGGCGGAGAAGATCGTCGATGGGGAGACGGTGAGCGTCGCTCCGGGCGAGCTTGTCGTCGGTGACATCGTTCTCGTCCGTCCCGGTTCCTCGGTTCCCGCGGACGGTCGGATCATCGACGGTTCGGCCCATATGGACGAATCCATGGTCACCGGAGAGTCCGCCACGGTCCGGCGGGGCGAAGGCGATGCCGTTGTGGCTGGCACCGTCGCTACGGATTCCGGACTCCGGGTTGAGATCACCGCGATCGGTGATGACACAACATTGGCGGGAATCCAGAAGCTGGTCTCCGATGCTCAGAACTCTTCGTCGCGTGCGCAGCGCATCGCCGACAAGGCATCGGCGTGGCTGTTCTGGTTCGCTCTCGGCGCCGCCGTGATCACCGCGGTCGTCTGGTCGCTCATCGGTATGCCGGACTCGGCGGTCGTGCGCACGATCACTGTGCTCGTCATCGCCTGTCCTCACGCCCTGGGCCTGGCCATTCCTCTGGTCGTGTCCATCGCCACCGAGCGTGCGGCCCGTGCCGGTGTCCTCGTCAAGGACCGGCTCGCACTCGAGACGATGCGCACGGTCGATTCCGTGCTCTTCGACAAGACCGGCACCCTGACGAAAGGTGAGCCGACGGTCACCGGCATCGAGGCCGTACCGACCGACGGGACCGCGCGGACCGAGGATGAGTTGCTCGGTCTGGCCGCCGCAGTCGAAACCGACAGTGAACACCCGTTGGCCACCGCCATCGTCAAGGCAGCCGCTGAGCGAGGGATCGACGTGCCGAGTGCATCCGACTTCTCCTCGTCTCCTGCGGTCGGCGTCAGAGCCGTCATCGCGGGCGAGACGGTCGAGGTCGGTGGACCCAGGCTCCTCGAGGCGCACGATGCCTCCGAGGCGGAGGCTGCGGAGGCTTGGCGCGCCGAAGGTGCCATCATTCTCCATGTGCTCGTCGACGGAGCCGTTGTCGGTGCCCTGCGGCTGGCCGATGAGATCCGGCCGGAATCGCGCGAAGCCGTCGACGCGCTCCATGCTATCGGTGCGCAGGTCGTGATGATCACCGGAGACGCCGAGGCGGTCGCGCAGTCCGTTGCCTCCGAGCTCGGCATCGACCGTGTCTTTGCCGGCGTCCATCCCGCTGACAAGGCGACGAAGGTCTCCGAACTGCAGGGGGAGGGGCGTCGCGTGGTGATGGTCGGCGACGGGGTCAACGATGCGCCCGCTCTGGCGCAGGCCGATGTCGGCATCGCCATCGGCGCGGGAACCGACGTGGCCATCGCTTCTGCCGGAGTCATTCTCGCCTCCGACGATCCGCGTTCAGTGCTCTCGATCGTCGAGCTCTCTCGCGCTACTTACCGGAAGATGAAACAGAACCTGTGGTGGGCGGCCGGATACAACCTGCTGTCAGTGCCGTTGGCGGCAGGAATCCTCGCTCCCATCGGGTTCGTTCTGCCGATGAGCGTGGGCGCGATCCTGATGTCGATCTCGACGATCGTCGTCGCCCTCAACGCTCAGCTGCTGCGCCGACTCGACCTGCATCCGCAGGCGGCTGTCGAGCGAGTGCATTCCAAGAGCTGA
- a CDS encoding VOC family protein, protein MTTTPIQAPTSTDLQTPAVDEKRLSAATGMDAVTLRVGDLEKMSNYYSNALAMEPLEETTRDGEVHRVLGRGTTPLVKLVATPGLPGVDPKQAGLFHTAFLFDTKEALAATVAHAAQNTNSTFVGSSDHLVSQAFYFTDPEGNGIELYIDRARSEWTHSLDGEVQMDTLYLDPNRFLERHLNQDVLANTAAEPGIVGHVHLQVGNIPQAREFYVDALGFEPSLSSMPGVLFAAAGGYHHHVAMNTWNSRGAGPRAASLGLGDVAITVPGREDLDALVARLRAHSLDFADDGRSVRVVDPWGTQVTLATGTSSIDETLAR, encoded by the coding sequence ATGACCACCACCCCCATCCAGGCACCGACCTCGACCGACCTGCAGACTCCCGCCGTCGATGAGAAGCGACTCAGTGCCGCCACCGGAATGGACGCCGTGACTCTGCGCGTCGGCGATCTCGAGAAGATGTCGAACTACTACTCGAACGCCCTCGCCATGGAGCCCCTCGAGGAGACCACCCGTGACGGCGAGGTTCACCGCGTGCTCGGTCGTGGCACCACTCCCCTGGTCAAACTCGTGGCTACGCCGGGCCTGCCCGGCGTCGACCCCAAGCAGGCCGGGCTCTTCCATACCGCGTTCCTGTTCGACACCAAGGAAGCCCTGGCAGCCACGGTCGCCCACGCCGCGCAGAACACCAACAGCACCTTCGTCGGCTCCAGCGATCACCTGGTCAGCCAGGCCTTCTACTTCACCGACCCCGAAGGCAACGGCATCGAGCTCTACATCGACCGAGCCCGCTCGGAATGGACTCACTCACTCGACGGTGAGGTCCAGATGGATACGCTCTACCTCGATCCGAACCGCTTCCTCGAGCGCCACCTCAACCAGGACGTCCTCGCGAACACTGCTGCCGAGCCCGGCATCGTCGGCCACGTCCACCTGCAGGTCGGCAACATCCCGCAGGCCCGTGAGTTCTACGTCGACGCGCTCGGCTTCGAACCGTCACTGTCGTCGATGCCCGGAGTCCTCTTCGCTGCGGCCGGCGGATACCACCACCACGTGGCCATGAACACCTGGAACAGCCGCGGTGCCGGCCCCCGGGCGGCCAGCCTCGGTCTCGGGGATGTGGCGATCACCGTTCCCGGGCGCGAGGATCTCGATGCCCTGGTCGCGCGTCTGCGTGCGCACAGCCTCGATTTCGCCGATGACGGACGTTCGGTGCGAGTCGTCGACCCGTGGGGCACGCAGGTCACTCTGGCCACCGGAACCAGCTCCATCGACGAGACGCTGGCGCGCTGA